One segment of Anatilimnocola aggregata DNA contains the following:
- the pstA gene encoding phosphate ABC transporter permease PstA, which produces MLDSSRLILRGKRQDVVFNIIGILFTMVGIVTLAILVSDLLVDGLPRLSSQFMTSFPSRSPAKAGILSAWVGTLMVITVTLATAVPVGVAAAVYLEEYAAKNWVTTLIEINISNLAGVPSIIYGLMALGLLVYQFHLGRTVLVGGLTLALLVLPIVIVSTREAIRSIPGNIREAAYAAGATKWQVIRFHLIPYSMGGIATGTIIAMSRAIGETAPLITIGALSYVAFLPPPPVQSTAPFVNAAWLNSGFTVLPIQMFNWVSRPQAKFHENAAATGLVLIVFTLAINGVAMYLRYRIRRNLKW; this is translated from the coding sequence ATGCTCGATAGCTCACGACTGATTCTGCGTGGCAAACGCCAGGATGTCGTTTTCAACATCATCGGCATCCTGTTCACGATGGTGGGGATCGTTACGCTGGCGATTCTTGTCTCGGATCTGCTTGTCGATGGTCTGCCGCGCTTGAGCTCTCAGTTCATGACGTCGTTCCCTTCGCGTAGCCCGGCCAAAGCGGGCATTTTGTCGGCCTGGGTAGGCACCTTGATGGTGATTACCGTCACGCTGGCGACCGCGGTGCCGGTCGGCGTGGCCGCCGCTGTGTATCTGGAAGAGTATGCTGCGAAGAATTGGGTCACCACGCTGATCGAAATCAATATCTCGAACTTGGCCGGCGTCCCTTCGATTATCTATGGGTTGATGGCGCTTGGTTTGCTCGTCTATCAGTTTCACCTTGGCCGCACGGTTCTCGTCGGCGGTTTAACACTCGCGCTGCTCGTGCTGCCCATTGTGATCGTCTCGACGCGCGAGGCAATTCGGTCAATTCCTGGCAACATTCGCGAAGCTGCCTACGCGGCTGGGGCTACGAAGTGGCAAGTGATTCGGTTTCACTTGATTCCCTATTCGATGGGCGGCATTGCGACCGGAACGATTATCGCCATGTCGCGGGCCATCGGCGAAACAGCGCCGCTGATTACGATTGGCGCGCTGTCATACGTGGCGTTTCTGCCACCTCCGCCCGTGCAGTCCACGGCCCCGTTTGTGAACGCCGCGTGGCTCAACAGCGGATTTACTGTGCTTCCCATTCAAATGTTCAACTGGGTCTCGCGGCCGCAGGCCAAATTCCATGAGAATGCCGCCGCGACCGGGCTGGTGCTGATTGTCTTTACCCTGGCAATTAACGGCGTGGCCATGTACCTTCGATATCGCATTCGTAGAAACCTGAAATGGTAA
- the pstB gene encoding phosphate ABC transporter ATP-binding protein PstB: MSTSLNEPPRPTTELKADVRKVNFHYGERHALKNISLPIPQRSVTALIGPSGCGKSTLLRCFNRMHDLYPGNRYEGEIILHPSNVNILSPTVDPMEMRLKTGMVFQKPNPFPKSIFENVAYGLRLRLINDRQVLQQKVEESLQAAALWDEVKDRLNHSAVKLSGGQQQRLCVARALATEPELLLLDEPTSALDPIATSKIEDMVFALKESVTILIVTHNMEQAARIADFTAFMYLGELIEYGPTSQIFQNPKNPLTEKYLTGTFG; the protein is encoded by the coding sequence GTGTCGACATCTCTGAACGAACCGCCCCGACCAACGACCGAACTCAAAGCGGACGTGCGGAAGGTCAATTTTCATTACGGGGAGCGGCATGCGCTAAAGAACATCTCGCTGCCGATCCCGCAGCGTAGTGTCACGGCGCTGATTGGCCCCTCGGGGTGCGGCAAGAGTACGCTGCTCCGGTGTTTTAACCGGATGCACGACTTGTATCCCGGCAATCGGTACGAAGGCGAGATCATCCTTCACCCCAGCAATGTGAACATTCTTAGCCCCACCGTCGATCCGATGGAAATGCGGCTGAAGACCGGCATGGTCTTTCAAAAGCCGAATCCATTTCCGAAGTCGATTTTTGAGAATGTTGCGTATGGCTTGCGGCTGCGATTGATTAACGATCGCCAAGTTCTGCAGCAGAAGGTGGAAGAGTCTTTGCAAGCGGCGGCCCTGTGGGACGAAGTGAAAGACCGGCTCAATCACAGCGCCGTGAAACTCTCCGGTGGCCAGCAACAGCGATTATGTGTGGCCCGGGCCTTGGCCACCGAGCCCGAGTTATTGCTGCTCGACGAACCAACCTCGGCGCTCGACCCCATTGCCACTTCCAAAATCGAAGACATGGTCTTCGCGCTCAAAGAAAGCGTGACGATTCTGATCGTCACGCACAACATGGAGCAGGCCGCGCGAATCGCCGACTTCACCGCGTTCATGTATCTGGGTGAACTGATCGAATACGGCCCGACATCGCAGATTTTTCAGAACCCCAAAAACCCACTCACCGAGAAGTACCTGACTGGTACATTCGGCTAA
- a CDS encoding SGNH/GDSL hydrolase family protein: MRFRIHLILLVALIAFVPFRALQAEHEGKVQILLLGDSTTEGSVPRRHVPKGPHLEDVIRELLAAEPDLPPTNVINLGLSGEYIQRLLESGRYEKAASKLPGIDYVLIRYGLNDNSRRENVSENFPKDYHELIERLKKDHPSATLVVMTVIPYGDEAMCQRLNKLNEQVAKAEGLQLFDIYPRYATELKRGPDMLNYRRFPLAKIPENRREFVKPFVVAGANPTVEVLDNRLDAHFGHLPGWFGDRHPNLAGYHVIGDETAKFLAPLIRERFGKK; the protein is encoded by the coding sequence ATGCGATTCCGAATCCACCTCATTCTTCTCGTTGCCTTGATTGCGTTCGTACCATTTCGTGCGCTGCAGGCTGAACATGAAGGAAAGGTTCAAATCCTGCTCCTGGGTGACAGTACGACGGAAGGGAGCGTGCCGCGCAGGCACGTGCCGAAGGGTCCACATCTGGAGGACGTGATCCGCGAACTGTTGGCGGCGGAACCAGACTTGCCCCCGACGAACGTGATCAATTTGGGTCTCAGCGGCGAATACATCCAGCGTCTGCTCGAGTCGGGACGCTATGAAAAAGCAGCGTCGAAATTGCCCGGAATCGACTACGTGCTTATTCGTTATGGTTTGAACGACAACTCCCGTCGCGAAAACGTGTCCGAGAATTTTCCCAAGGATTATCACGAACTGATCGAACGCCTGAAGAAAGATCATCCGAGCGCCACCTTAGTCGTAATGACAGTCATTCCTTACGGCGATGAAGCGATGTGCCAGCGGCTGAACAAACTCAACGAACAAGTCGCGAAAGCGGAAGGCCTGCAGCTGTTCGATATCTACCCGCGATATGCAACAGAATTGAAACGCGGCCCGGACATGCTCAACTATCGGAGATTCCCGCTGGCGAAGATTCCTGAAAATCGTCGCGAGTTTGTGAAGCCGTTTGTCGTAGCTGGGGCGAATCCCACGGTCGAGGTTCTCGATAATCGCCTCGACGCTCATTTCGGCCATCTGCCTGGCTGGTTCGGCGATCGGCATCCCAATCTCGCCGGTTATCACGTCATTGGTGACGAGACGGCTAAGTTCCTCGCCCCGCTAATTCGAGAGAGATTCGGCAAGAAGTAG
- a CDS encoding DUF4241 domain-containing protein yields MEFAHSDFSAAFIEGSQLWSDNNRRRYVVGPVIAAGVFRTPYGRVVICDPFDVQYFEFGMLKRSLVPGSYPVFVATLYSEREDTDERIHWTTTCAKLVASNLPVKTWELAMRDEGSPELSQLAIEPGFQLASGVSCFAEPQLVKNGNRQLFSLQFARWAQSMQRSDGWQFGEFEDPKYPSANVVAIQSGDHDGTAVGWWGLDQNDEIAQLVIDFRVLVETVYDERVILLQQVRDAGILDVHIGGNLVGVSVQSAKEPESDILVEIRGDFENYPTPAVHPFGEGCLGRVVSGSITPVCTSTLISFAPNVWQNAQIKIATPVGESPMTTLFQPSTRQSDG; encoded by the coding sequence ATGGAATTTGCACACTCAGATTTCTCGGCGGCGTTTATCGAAGGATCGCAATTGTGGAGTGACAACAACCGTCGCAGATATGTGGTTGGACCTGTCATCGCTGCTGGAGTCTTTCGAACGCCGTATGGTCGTGTCGTCATTTGCGATCCTTTCGATGTTCAGTATTTTGAGTTCGGCATGCTAAAGCGTTCGCTGGTGCCTGGTTCTTATCCAGTGTTCGTTGCTACTTTGTATTCAGAACGCGAAGACACAGATGAACGCATCCACTGGACAACCACTTGCGCAAAACTCGTTGCCTCGAACTTGCCTGTCAAAACATGGGAACTAGCGATGCGGGACGAGGGCAGCCCCGAGTTGTCGCAACTTGCCATTGAGCCCGGTTTTCAATTGGCTAGTGGAGTGTCATGTTTCGCAGAACCACAGTTGGTGAAGAATGGCAATCGGCAATTATTTTCACTGCAGTTTGCCCGCTGGGCGCAATCAATGCAACGATCTGATGGATGGCAATTTGGCGAGTTTGAAGATCCGAAGTATCCGTCAGCGAATGTGGTGGCAATTCAATCCGGAGACCATGACGGCACCGCAGTTGGATGGTGGGGGCTCGATCAGAATGACGAAATTGCTCAACTGGTAATCGACTTTAGAGTTCTGGTGGAAACCGTCTACGATGAGCGGGTAATACTCTTGCAGCAGGTTCGCGATGCGGGAATTTTAGACGTGCATATTGGAGGAAACTTGGTAGGCGTTTCAGTTCAATCAGCGAAAGAGCCCGAAAGTGACATATTGGTGGAAATACGTGGTGACTTTGAGAATTATCCGACGCCAGCAGTCCATCCGTTTGGTGAGGGCTGCTTGGGCAGGGTAGTCAGCGGTTCGATTACTCCAGTATGCACGTCAACATTGATTTCGTTCGCTCCCAACGTTTGGCAGAATGCACAAATCAAAATTGCGACACCTGTGGGTGAAAGTCCTATGACCACGTTGTTTCAGCCCAGCACACGTCAATCCGATGGTTGA
- the ftsH gene encoding ATP-dependent zinc metalloprotease FtsH translates to MSNENGPGRSGMDKGGMSGMNLFAIVILVLLAGLLTVVVSSRFFHQTMRDSDLIRLIQASKEPHGHIDIRDEQSGTIYRYSNLRSLVIHDQYATAVVERAPLVPTKIGGEMKPDGEKLNKKVRILANLPPGDGKVRSEFEQAVIESKVERSFAGPPNPLEQASPYILSILIGLLVIYIMVRRLAGAGSPMSFGRSRGKLYAQEDLGVTFNDVAGIDEAVEEVREVVDFLRMPEKYQRLGGRIPKGVLLVGPPGTGKTLLAKAIAGEAGVPFFSLSGSDFVEMFVGVGAARVRDMFLQAEAKAPCIIFIDELDALGKSRGNGQMGGHDEREQTLNALLVEMDGFGSNSGVIVMAATNRPETLDPALLRPGRFDRHVLVDRPDIKGREDILKVHVKQVKLDPSVELREIAAITPGFVGADLANLVNEAALLAARKEKNSVGMAEFNDGVERVTAGLEKKQRVMNDEEKLRVAYHESGHALVAYSLPNTDPVHKVSIIPRGLAALGYTMQRPEGDRFLMTQSELESRIQVLFGGTLAEEMIYSDISTGASNDLERASEIARNMVMQYGMSRMGRVCYKSSHRSPFLAAAAGEEYSSNCSETTQREIDQEVRRILDEANERVRHILEVRRSSLEALTRRLIEVESVDADELKRIMNANSPGPLVVPGTTVSPRITSDSQDNLSSGSIQQRG, encoded by the coding sequence ATGAGCAACGAAAACGGGCCCGGACGATCTGGCATGGATAAAGGTGGCATGTCAGGGATGAACCTGTTTGCCATCGTCATTCTGGTGCTGCTTGCCGGACTGCTGACGGTTGTGGTGTCCAGCCGGTTCTTTCATCAGACGATGCGAGATTCCGACTTGATTCGCCTGATTCAGGCGAGCAAAGAACCGCATGGCCACATCGATATTCGCGATGAACAGTCGGGCACCATTTATCGCTATTCGAACCTGCGCTCGCTGGTAATCCACGACCAATATGCCACCGCCGTCGTCGAGCGGGCTCCGCTGGTGCCAACCAAAATTGGCGGAGAGATGAAGCCCGATGGCGAGAAGTTGAACAAGAAGGTTCGGATTCTAGCCAATCTGCCCCCCGGCGATGGCAAAGTTCGCAGTGAATTTGAACAGGCGGTGATCGAGAGCAAAGTTGAGCGAAGCTTCGCGGGACCGCCTAATCCGCTGGAACAAGCGTCCCCCTATATCCTGTCGATCTTGATTGGCCTGCTGGTGATTTACATCATGGTCCGCCGCCTGGCCGGTGCTGGCTCGCCGATGTCGTTCGGCCGCAGCCGTGGCAAGTTGTACGCCCAGGAAGACCTGGGAGTTACTTTCAACGACGTGGCTGGCATCGATGAGGCCGTGGAAGAAGTTCGGGAAGTTGTCGACTTCCTCCGCATGCCGGAAAAGTATCAACGCCTCGGCGGCCGCATTCCCAAGGGTGTACTGCTCGTCGGTCCTCCGGGCACCGGCAAGACGCTGCTTGCCAAGGCGATCGCTGGTGAGGCCGGCGTTCCGTTCTTCAGCTTATCGGGTTCCGACTTCGTCGAAATGTTCGTCGGCGTCGGTGCCGCCCGCGTCCGCGATATGTTTCTGCAAGCCGAGGCGAAGGCCCCGTGCATTATTTTCATCGACGAACTCGACGCGCTCGGTAAGAGCCGCGGCAATGGTCAAATGGGTGGGCACGACGAACGGGAACAAACGCTCAATGCGTTGCTCGTCGAAATGGACGGCTTTGGCTCGAACAGCGGCGTGATTGTAATGGCTGCCACCAACCGGCCAGAAACGCTGGACCCCGCCTTGTTGCGGCCCGGTCGTTTCGATCGTCACGTGCTTGTCGACCGCCCCGATATCAAGGGCCGCGAAGACATTTTGAAGGTACACGTCAAGCAAGTGAAGCTTGATCCCTCGGTCGAACTGCGCGAAATCGCCGCGATTACTCCCGGCTTTGTGGGTGCCGATCTGGCGAACCTGGTAAACGAAGCCGCGCTACTCGCTGCCCGCAAAGAAAAGAACTCCGTCGGCATGGCGGAATTCAACGACGGCGTCGAACGCGTGACCGCAGGCCTCGAAAAGAAGCAGCGGGTCATGAACGACGAAGAGAAACTGCGGGTGGCCTATCACGAAAGTGGTCACGCCCTGGTCGCCTACAGCCTGCCCAATACTGACCCCGTGCATAAGGTTTCGATCATTCCCCGTGGTCTCGCCGCACTTGGTTACACCATGCAGCGGCCCGAAGGCGATCGCTTCTTAATGACGCAGTCGGAACTCGAGAGTCGCATTCAGGTTCTGTTTGGCGGCACCTTGGCCGAAGAGATGATCTACAGCGATATCTCGACCGGCGCTTCCAACGACCTCGAACGCGCCTCGGAAATCGCTCGCAACATGGTCATGCAATACGGCATGAGCCGCATGGGCCGCGTCTGCTACAAATCGAGCCACCGCAGCCCGTTTCTGGCTGCCGCTGCTGGCGAAGAGTACTCGAGCAATTGCAGCGAAACGACGCAGCGAGAAATCGATCAGGAAGTTCGGCGCATCCTCGATGAAGCGAATGAACGTGTTCGCCACATCCTGGAAGTTCGTCGCAGTTCGCTCGAAGCGCTGACGCGCCGCCTGATTGAAGTGGAATCGGTCGACGCCGACGAGTTGAAAAGAATCATGAATGCCAACTCGCCCGGCCCGCTGGTCGTGCCCGGCACGACGGTCTCGCCTCGGATTACCTCCGACTCGCAGGACAACCTCAGTTCCGGCTCGATTCAGCAACGGGGCTAG
- a CDS encoding 1-deoxy-D-xylulose-5-phosphate reductoisomerase, whose protein sequence is MTLPVRATTARNLAILGSTGSIGQSTLEVVRHSGGRLRVVALSAHSNTEQLCQQALEFRPRWVIPTDPAAAKKCDWSALNGVSEVVCATDGMQQVVQHADVDVVVAAIVGSAGLAGTWAALEAGKTVALANKETLVMAGPLVMPLAASRNAKILPIDSEHSAVFQALAAGRREDLRRIVLTASGGPFRKLTKQQMSQVTVEQALAHPTWRMGPKITVDSATMMNKALEIIEARWLFDLPPDQIEVMVHPQSVVHSLVEFNDGSVLAQLSPPDMKLPIQYALTWPERLPSPARKVDWRTSWQLEFEPPDEDRFPALPLGREVAKVGGTAGAVLNAANEAAVARFLRGEMPFLQIVPVCRAVIDHHSYDPSPTLSQLMQLDTWAREEVQRWIG, encoded by the coding sequence ATGACTTTGCCCGTCCGCGCTACTACCGCCCGCAATCTCGCCATTCTCGGTTCGACCGGTAGCATCGGCCAGAGCACGCTCGAAGTGGTGCGACACTCCGGTGGACGTTTGCGGGTGGTGGCCCTGAGTGCTCACTCCAATACCGAGCAACTCTGTCAGCAAGCGTTGGAATTTCGCCCCCGCTGGGTCATTCCCACCGACCCAGCAGCTGCAAAAAAGTGTGATTGGTCCGCCTTAAATGGTGTGAGCGAAGTGGTTTGCGCAACTGACGGCATGCAGCAAGTCGTGCAACATGCCGATGTCGACGTGGTCGTGGCGGCAATTGTCGGCAGCGCTGGTTTGGCCGGCACTTGGGCCGCACTCGAGGCCGGCAAAACCGTTGCCCTGGCCAATAAAGAAACACTCGTCATGGCTGGGCCGCTGGTTATGCCACTCGCGGCCAGCCGCAATGCCAAGATTCTCCCCATCGATAGCGAACACAGTGCAGTGTTCCAAGCCTTGGCAGCCGGACGGCGGGAAGATCTACGGCGTATTGTTCTCACAGCCAGCGGCGGGCCGTTTCGCAAGTTGACGAAGCAGCAGATGTCGCAGGTGACGGTCGAGCAGGCGCTGGCTCATCCCACGTGGCGGATGGGGCCTAAGATCACGGTCGATAGTGCGACCATGATGAACAAGGCCCTCGAAATCATCGAAGCTCGCTGGTTGTTCGATTTGCCGCCAGATCAAATCGAAGTGATGGTCCACCCGCAATCGGTGGTTCATTCTTTGGTAGAATTCAACGATGGATCGGTCTTAGCCCAACTCAGCCCGCCTGACATGAAGCTGCCGATTCAATATGCACTAACATGGCCAGAACGTTTGCCCTCCCCCGCACGTAAGGTGGATTGGCGGACTAGCTGGCAATTGGAGTTTGAACCGCCCGACGAAGACCGCTTTCCGGCCCTCCCCTTGGGTCGGGAAGTCGCCAAAGTCGGCGGCACCGCGGGAGCAGTCCTGAACGCGGCCAACGAAGCGGCAGTGGCTCGGTTTTTACGTGGCGAGATGCCTTTCCTGCAAATCGTGCCCGTTTGTCGCGCAGTCATAGATCATCATTCCTACGATCCCTCGCCTACCCTCAGCCAACTCATGCAGCTGGATACTTGGGCGCGGGAGGAGGTTCAACGGTGGATTGGTTAG
- a CDS encoding site-2 protease family protein has product MDWLVFDSSLLLAAAASAGEPGILSWLLGTLQSLLYVAVGLGFVIFVHELGHFLVAKACGVKCEKFYVGFDFLEIPIPFTGWKIPRSLWKMQIGETEYGIGSLPLGGYVKMLGQDDDPRNAEAEAERTKLDSTTAAGEGLTMGSSIEKVAEQAFHTPPDPVKNADPPPQPAVAVKGADGKTVWLDPRSYTAKSVPARMAIISAGVIMNAIFAVVFASIAYKMGVREMPAGAGGTVPGDPAWQAGIEPGGKIIAFGKDSKPYAHLRFEDLMRNIVLNGNNRDLAMQVVDARGNEHWYEVKPVKHDGNKFPTVGMAPLMGVKLSVPSDADKQKGASLGLATTDIPLQSDDKIVAVNGQKVSSGAQISALLVQNPTGKLTLTVERAVEPGKGADPKAEAKPPEVLEVTVEPAGVRELGVTLALGPVAAIRKGSPAETAGILVGDQLETIDGQPIGDPLSLGQRLLDRVGKEVAIVVSRAGKDNKREQKELTATLEQPLNLFPLYRYDNSGNAAAETLGVAFDLLPLVAEVDAEGPAGKQDIKAGDQLVAATFILPAADKQDERDKVFAKVGRIDLKASPNKWLKLMGLVQQAKPDYQVQLEFMRGEKAFAVKISPAASKVYFDESRGLFLQAESKIHRAESWSQAFSLGLRETKERIQEVLLVLHRLVTFQLSASNLSGPPGILYAATSVASLGIPKMLLFLTMLSANLAVINFLPIPVLDGGHMVFLTAEWIRGKPVDAELQYKLTLAGLFFLLSLMVFASAMDVGRFLYG; this is encoded by the coding sequence GTGGATTGGTTAGTTTTCGATAGTTCGTTGTTACTCGCAGCCGCAGCTTCGGCTGGCGAACCCGGTATCCTGTCGTGGCTGCTCGGCACGCTGCAAAGCCTGCTATATGTGGCCGTCGGTCTGGGCTTCGTCATCTTCGTCCACGAGCTCGGCCACTTTCTCGTGGCCAAAGCCTGTGGCGTGAAGTGCGAGAAGTTCTACGTTGGCTTCGACTTTCTCGAGATTCCCATTCCGTTCACCGGTTGGAAAATTCCACGCTCGCTGTGGAAGATGCAGATTGGCGAAACCGAATACGGCATCGGCAGCCTACCGCTCGGTGGCTACGTAAAGATGCTCGGCCAGGACGATGATCCGCGCAATGCCGAGGCAGAAGCCGAACGAACGAAACTTGACTCGACCACAGCTGCCGGCGAAGGACTGACGATGGGCTCGTCGATTGAAAAAGTCGCCGAACAAGCTTTTCATACGCCGCCAGACCCCGTCAAGAACGCCGATCCACCGCCTCAACCTGCGGTTGCGGTCAAAGGTGCCGATGGCAAAACCGTTTGGCTCGACCCGCGCAGTTACACGGCCAAGTCGGTTCCCGCGCGCATGGCCATCATCTCGGCCGGCGTAATTATGAATGCGATCTTCGCGGTCGTCTTCGCGTCAATCGCCTACAAAATGGGCGTGCGCGAAATGCCCGCCGGTGCCGGTGGTACCGTTCCTGGCGATCCCGCCTGGCAGGCCGGCATTGAACCCGGGGGCAAGATCATCGCCTTCGGCAAAGACTCGAAGCCCTACGCTCACCTGCGCTTCGAAGATTTGATGCGCAACATCGTGCTCAACGGCAATAACCGCGATCTGGCCATGCAGGTGGTCGATGCGCGGGGCAACGAGCACTGGTATGAAGTGAAGCCCGTAAAGCACGACGGCAACAAGTTTCCGACTGTCGGCATGGCTCCGTTGATGGGCGTCAAGCTTAGCGTTCCTTCGGACGCGGATAAGCAGAAAGGTGCCTCGCTTGGTCTGGCCACGACCGACATCCCTCTCCAGTCCGATGACAAAATCGTCGCCGTGAATGGGCAAAAAGTAAGCTCCGGCGCGCAGATCAGTGCGCTCCTCGTACAGAATCCCACCGGCAAACTCACCCTAACCGTGGAGCGAGCTGTCGAACCTGGAAAGGGTGCCGATCCCAAAGCGGAAGCCAAGCCACCCGAAGTTCTGGAAGTAACGGTGGAACCCGCGGGAGTGCGTGAACTGGGTGTCACCTTGGCCCTCGGACCGGTCGCCGCGATTCGTAAGGGAAGCCCGGCCGAAACAGCTGGAATTCTGGTGGGGGACCAACTCGAAACGATTGATGGCCAGCCCATTGGCGACCCTCTTTCGCTCGGCCAGCGACTGCTGGACCGCGTTGGCAAGGAAGTGGCGATTGTGGTCAGCCGAGCCGGCAAAGATAACAAGCGCGAACAGAAGGAACTGACCGCCACCCTCGAGCAACCGCTGAATCTGTTTCCGCTTTATCGTTACGATAACTCCGGCAATGCTGCGGCTGAGACATTGGGGGTGGCTTTTGACCTGCTCCCTCTGGTAGCCGAAGTTGACGCTGAGGGGCCAGCTGGCAAGCAAGATATCAAAGCCGGCGATCAACTGGTCGCTGCGACGTTCATCCTACCCGCTGCCGATAAGCAAGACGAGCGCGACAAGGTGTTTGCCAAAGTCGGTCGCATCGACCTGAAGGCTTCGCCGAACAAATGGTTGAAGCTGATGGGCCTGGTGCAGCAAGCCAAACCTGACTATCAAGTTCAGCTGGAATTCATGCGCGGCGAGAAGGCTTTTGCCGTAAAGATCAGCCCGGCGGCATCCAAAGTTTATTTCGACGAATCGCGCGGCCTCTTCCTACAGGCCGAATCCAAGATTCATCGCGCAGAAAGTTGGAGCCAGGCCTTCAGTCTGGGCTTGCGCGAGACCAAGGAACGAATTCAAGAAGTGCTGCTAGTGCTGCACCGGCTGGTGACGTTCCAACTGTCGGCGTCGAATTTGTCCGGCCCACCGGGAATTCTGTATGCCGCTACGTCGGTCGCCTCGCTCGGCATTCCGAAGATGCTCCTCTTCTTGACGATGCTCAGTGCGAACCTGGCGGTAATTAACTTCTTGCCGATTCCCGTTCTCGATGGCGGCCATATGGTCTTTCTCACGGCCGAGTGGATTCGCGGGAAGCCAGTTGACGCCGAGCTACAGTACAAGTTGACTCTCGCCGGCTTATTCTTCCTCCTCTCGCTGATGGTTTTTGCCTCGGCAATGGATGTGGGACGTTTCCTGTACGGTTAA
- the queF gene encoding preQ(1) synthase — MSENPASLLETFDNQFPQRDYVIEIICPEFTSVCPKTGQPDFGTLTFTYTPDQKCVELKSLKMYLQSFRNQGIFYENITNSILNDLVAALEPRRMKLVASFTPRGGISTNVTVVHEK, encoded by the coding sequence ATGTCCGAAAACCCCGCCTCGCTACTCGAAACGTTCGACAATCAATTCCCCCAGCGGGATTATGTGATCGAGATTATCTGCCCCGAGTTCACCTCGGTCTGCCCCAAGACCGGGCAACCCGATTTCGGCACGCTCACGTTCACGTACACGCCCGATCAGAAGTGCGTGGAATTGAAAAGCCTCAAGATGTACCTGCAGAGCTTTCGCAATCAGGGCATCTTCTACGAGAACATCACGAACAGCATTCTCAACGATCTGGTTGCCGCCCTCGAACCGCGGCGGATGAAACTCGTCGCCTCGTTCACGCCCCGCGGCGGCATCTCGACCAACGTGACGGTGGTCCACGAAAAATAG